Proteins from a genomic interval of Salmo salar chromosome ssa14, Ssal_v3.1, whole genome shotgun sequence:
- the LOC106570331 gene encoding iroquois-class homeodomain protein irx-4 translates to MFDIMAYPQLGYPYSPSHQFLMSTSSLANCLEPGGRSLLDSGVMPPSPQPLRCPVYESRLLGSPGQELPTPAIGLGVYGAAYGKSQGYYGTCGGDATALYARGTLESKDGASAHVGASQTPAYYPYDYAFGQYPYDRYGYGSSVDSAAARRKNATRETTSTLKAWLQEHQKNPYPTKGEKIMLAIITKMTLTQVSTWFANARRRLKKENKVTWSPRANKSSDERGCDDDSDSAEGSQEEEPIKSEIDVDDSVTGRCVDLQQSDLEDFDLLESDGSDCDPKHQFHTKDTPVHTPPDHRHHRHHPKDPSTSPLRHTPDTSRHGNERLSLSADCPKHTPEHDRTTNSFYTQQDLQSTESSKPKIWSIAQTAAIQAEFPACMHTATSSESLSPGGYPTEVPHLKVGGARQQDSPVTTLRDWVDGVFHDPLFRQSSFNPVLSKPAMDRAWIGLNRQVMEGRTLGQRSVEHVTSSLQNV, encoded by the exons ATGTTTGATATCATGGCTTACCCGCAGCTAGGATACCCCTACTCACCTTCACACCAG TTCCTCATGAGCACGAGCTCTCTGGCCAACTGCCTCGAGCCGGGTGGAAGGTCTCTCCTAGACTCCGGTGTGATGCCTCCCTCTCCCCAGCCTCTCCGGTGCCCGGTGTACGAGAGCAGGCTGCTCGGCTCCCCGGGCCAGGAGCTACCAACCCCGGCTATAGGTCTGGGTGTGTACGGGGCTGCCTATGGAAAGAGCCAGGGGTACTATGGCACCTGCGGAGGCGACGCAACAGCTTTATATGCCAGG GGAACATTGGAGTCCAAAGATGGAGCGTCTGCGCATGTGGGGGCCTCTCAAACCCCTGCGTACTATCCGTACGATTATGCATTTGGACAGTATCCATATGACCGATATGG GTATGGGTCATCAGTGGACAGTGCAGCTGCCCGGAGGAAGAACGCTACGAGGGAGACCACCAGCACTCTGAAGGCCTGGTTGCAGGAGCACCAGAAGAACCCGTATCCCACCAAGGGAGAAAAGATCATGCTGGCCATCATCACCAAGATGACACTCACACAG GTGTCCACGTGGTTTGCCAATGCACGGCGGAGGCTGAAGAAGGAGAACAAAGTCACATGGTCACCACGAGCCAATAAGAGCTCTGACGAGAGGGGCTGTGATGATGACAGCGACAGTGCAGAGGGATCGCAAGAGGAGGAGCCAATCAAAAGCGAGATAGATGTTGATG ATTCTGTAACAGGTAGGTGTGTGGACCTACAACAGAGTGATCTGGAGGACTTTGATCTGCTGGAGTCGGATGGTTCTGACTGCGACCCTAAACACCAGTTTCACACCAAGGACACCCCAGTACACACACCACCGgaccaccgccaccaccgccaccaccccaAAGACCCTTCTACCAGCCCACTCAGACATACCCCAGACACATCCCGACACGGGAACGAGCGGTTGTCACTGTCAGCAgactgccccaaacacacaccagAGCACGACCGAACAACCAACTCATTCTACACTCAACAGGAcctgcaaagtacagagagcagCAAACCTAAAATCTGGTCCATCGCACAAACTGCTGCTATCCAAGCTGAATTCCCAGCATGCATGCACACAGCCACCTCCAGCGAGTCTCTCTCCCCAGGGGGGTATCCAACTGAAGTACCCCACCTGAAGGTGGGGGGGGCTAGGCAGCAGGACTCGCCAGTGACTACCCTCAGAGATTGGGTGGACGGGGTCTTCCACGACCCACTGTTCAGACAGAGTTCCTTTAACCCTGTGTTGTCCAAGCCAGCCATGGACAGGGCATGGATTGGGTTAAATAGACAGGTGATGGAAGGCAGAACTCTGGGACAACGTTCTGTTGAACATGTTACCTCGTCTTTGCAGAATGTATAG